The Sorangiineae bacterium MSr11367 genome window below encodes:
- a CDS encoding YcaO-like family protein, whose amino-acid sequence MTPKGYSAGTHRTVAPAETLARVRRLMPVFGITRIANVTGLDRVGIPVVMVCRPNARSLAVSQGKGLDLDAAKASGLMESVEVWHAERVQLPLRLASLNELRYEHTVADVARLPRAAGGAFHDHARLLWVEGTDLLSSAGTFVPFELVHTNYVRPLPTGSGAFLMSTNGLASGNHPLEALSHAICELVERDATTLWNLMSTDAQRDTMIDVATIDDPACVHVLTRIARAELDVAIWETTSDVGLPSFLCAVLDRSPDARSAMPLSSGAGCHPSRGIALLRALTEAVQTRLTFISGSRDDVARGTYEASRDLRVLERFRSRFRDRAGKHFGDGPGREHARFEDDVAWELAALRGAGIAQVIAVDLTRPEFGIPVVRVVAPGLESIGDAPGYRPGARARQRISEGRA is encoded by the coding sequence GTGACGCCCAAGGGCTACAGCGCCGGTACGCACCGGACCGTCGCGCCAGCGGAAACGCTGGCGCGCGTGCGCCGGCTGATGCCGGTCTTCGGCATCACCCGCATCGCCAACGTCACGGGGCTCGACCGCGTCGGGATCCCCGTGGTGATGGTGTGTCGCCCCAACGCGCGTTCGCTCGCGGTGTCGCAGGGCAAGGGACTGGATCTCGACGCCGCCAAGGCGTCGGGCCTGATGGAGTCCGTCGAGGTTTGGCACGCGGAGCGAGTCCAGCTTCCGCTGCGGCTCGCGAGCCTGAACGAGCTACGCTACGAGCATACGGTGGCCGACGTGGCGCGGCTCCCTCGTGCGGCCGGTGGTGCCTTTCACGACCATGCGCGACTGCTCTGGGTCGAGGGCACCGACTTGCTCTCGAGCGCGGGAACATTTGTGCCGTTCGAGCTCGTTCACACGAACTACGTGCGACCGCTGCCAACGGGGAGCGGCGCCTTTTTGATGAGCACCAACGGCCTCGCATCGGGCAATCACCCTCTCGAGGCCTTGAGCCATGCGATCTGTGAGCTCGTCGAGCGCGACGCCACGACGCTCTGGAACCTCATGTCGACCGACGCGCAACGGGACACCATGATCGACGTTGCGACCATCGACGATCCGGCGTGCGTGCACGTCCTCACGCGGATTGCGCGGGCCGAGCTCGATGTCGCCATCTGGGAGACCACCAGCGACGTGGGCCTACCGAGTTTCCTCTGCGCGGTGCTCGACCGCTCGCCCGACGCACGGAGCGCGATGCCCCTTTCGAGCGGTGCCGGCTGTCATCCAAGCCGCGGCATCGCGCTGCTGCGCGCACTCACCGAGGCCGTGCAGACGCGTCTGACCTTCATCTCGGGAAGCCGCGACGATGTTGCGCGCGGTACGTACGAGGCGTCGCGCGATCTCCGCGTGCTGGAGCGCTTTCGATCGCGGTTCCGCGATCGCGCGGGCAAGCACTTCGGTGACGGGCCCGGTCGCGAGCACGCGCGCTTCGAGGACGATGTGGCCTGGGAGCTCGCAGCCCTGCGCGGCGCAGGGATCGCGCAGGTGATCGCCGTCGACTTGACGCGGCCCGAGTTCGGGATCCCGGTGGTGCGCGTCGTCGCCCCCGGGTTGGAGTCCATCGGCGATGCTCCGGGCTACCGCCCCGGCGCACGGGCGCGGCAGCGCATCTCGGAGGGGCGCGCGTGA
- a CDS encoding DoxX family protein translates to MDSASDVLAAAKPWFKILLAVGMVGIGILHFARPKPFIRIVPTWLPNPRALVLVSGFFEIAGGVGLLLPFTQRLAAWGLIVLYVAVFPANVHMAVHRISLDPKRPIPPYLLWLRLPFQLLFIAWAWWFV, encoded by the coding sequence ATGGATAGCGCGTCCGACGTCTTGGCGGCGGCCAAACCGTGGTTCAAGATTTTGCTGGCCGTCGGAATGGTCGGCATTGGCATTCTTCACTTCGCGAGGCCAAAGCCGTTCATCCGCATCGTGCCCACATGGCTGCCAAATCCGCGCGCGCTCGTCCTGGTGAGCGGCTTCTTTGAGATTGCCGGCGGCGTCGGGCTGCTCCTTCCCTTCACGCAGCGGCTGGCCGCCTGGGGTCTCATCGTACTTTACGTGGCCGTATTTCCGGCCAACGTCCATATGGCGGTCCATCGCATTTCCTTGGATCCAAAGCGCCCGATCCCGCCGTATCTTTTGTGGCTACGCCTCCCCTTCCAATTGCTGTTCATCGCCTGGGCGTGGTGGTTCGTGTGA
- a CDS encoding protein kinase, which yields MIGPYRITAVLGRGGMGVVYRGEHDETGHVVAVKTVRVSSDTLVESIRREIHALSRIRHPGIASIVGEGVSDGLPYYAMELLTGETLRSYLARLWAGSARARSTVDTASHSGTVTANLAADAVPDSQAALRKAVFAPARVSLPAIAPFFSLVRGLCASLAYLHGEGLVHRDLKPENVFVDTDGRPVLVDLGIAALSGAAGREELRTERAVLGSVGYMAPEQIRGEIVDARADLYALGCLLYEGLTGQTPFQGATAAAILYQHLSERPVPPSARVDGVEPALDQLVVKLLAKRPEDRFGHAEDVAAALAALGVPPCELGGPPAKAYLYRPALVGRDAVLAELDAAIDRVVDARVGGICLLAGESGVGKTRLAIEVAYRAARRGVHVVTGQCAAVAAPLHPFRPLLRAIATQCRLQGHAGSEAVLGPGCGAIAAYEPSLAALPWVRAQPEPPPRTPEAARRHLVESLARVVRRFARARPVLLVFDDLQWADELSFAVLRQLADDGAGACFVLGAYRSEELTPDLAVIARAPGVRDVALGRLDDAGVAAVASGMLALPEPPRDLVDFLAAQSDGNPFFVAEYLRAALDEGLLTRDGVGQWHLHERAGGARVLAASVPLPHTLADLIEQRLAALDVPARALVEWASVFGREFDARLLVAAAGLADDTLLETLEALRLRRVLDEPVPGRLRFVHDKIGERAYESIPETRRCALHRGAAHVIEDFYGDVPDYLPELGHHFAHARVHDKGAHYLARAADRSRAAYAQEDAIRYYRAAIHEIALAGAEMAPSRHGLEDALGDTLALVGRQDEARAAYEAALDAMPADARVPRAAVHRKIGKAWETHHQHAHALSAYAEAEAALGAPPPDEAASAWWQEWVQIQNDRVYVHYWLAQIDEMNDVIARLRPVVEKRGTALQLAHFFDDLLHRNLRRERYRASAETVEYACSAKAAAQKSNDVAKASYSWFMMGFALLFRGAFVDAEAELLGALAESERIGDRTLQARCLTYLTMTYRRQRRVAETHARATRCLQLSVETAMTDYQGVAKANLAWVRWCAGDIDGAAREVAASLALWRTLASQYPYPMQWMGLWVAIALALAAGALDEAVPHVRAMLDPKQESAPPELCAELEAAVAHWERGAAHEAAQRLARAAEMAKDAGYL from the coding sequence GTGATCGGACCGTACCGCATCACCGCCGTGCTCGGGCGCGGCGGCATGGGGGTCGTGTACCGCGGCGAGCACGATGAGACAGGCCATGTCGTGGCGGTCAAAACCGTTCGCGTCTCGTCCGACACGCTGGTGGAAAGCATCCGGCGCGAGATCCACGCGCTCTCACGCATCCGTCACCCCGGTATCGCGAGCATCGTGGGTGAGGGCGTATCCGACGGGCTCCCTTATTACGCGATGGAGTTGCTCACCGGGGAAACGTTGCGGAGCTACCTCGCGCGGCTGTGGGCGGGGTCGGCACGCGCGCGCTCCACCGTGGACACCGCCAGCCACTCCGGCACCGTCACCGCCAACTTGGCCGCGGATGCCGTACCCGACTCGCAGGCCGCGCTGCGCAAGGCGGTATTCGCGCCAGCGCGGGTTTCGCTCCCTGCGATCGCCCCGTTCTTTTCGCTGGTGCGCGGGCTGTGCGCGTCGCTCGCGTACCTGCATGGCGAGGGGCTCGTGCACCGCGACCTGAAACCCGAGAATGTGTTCGTCGATACGGATGGGCGGCCGGTGCTCGTCGACCTCGGAATCGCGGCGCTGTCGGGCGCCGCCGGGCGCGAGGAACTCCGCACGGAGCGCGCCGTGCTCGGGAGCGTCGGGTACATGGCGCCGGAGCAGATCCGCGGCGAGATCGTCGACGCGCGCGCGGATCTCTACGCCCTGGGCTGCCTGCTGTACGAGGGGCTCACCGGGCAAACACCCTTCCAGGGGGCGACGGCGGCTGCGATCTTGTATCAGCACCTCTCGGAGCGCCCGGTGCCTCCCTCCGCGCGGGTGGACGGTGTGGAGCCGGCGCTCGATCAGCTCGTGGTCAAGCTGCTCGCAAAGCGCCCGGAGGACCGGTTCGGTCACGCAGAAGACGTCGCTGCAGCACTTGCCGCGCTCGGCGTGCCGCCGTGTGAGCTGGGGGGGCCGCCCGCCAAGGCCTATCTCTATCGCCCGGCGCTCGTGGGTCGCGATGCCGTGCTCGCGGAACTCGACGCGGCGATCGATCGCGTGGTGGACGCGCGTGTGGGCGGTATCTGCCTTCTTGCCGGTGAAAGCGGGGTCGGTAAGACGCGCCTCGCGATCGAGGTCGCGTACCGCGCCGCACGTCGCGGTGTGCACGTCGTCACGGGCCAATGCGCAGCGGTGGCCGCGCCGCTGCACCCGTTCCGCCCCTTGCTCCGCGCGATCGCGACGCAGTGCCGGCTCCAAGGCCATGCCGGGTCCGAGGCCGTCCTTGGGCCGGGCTGCGGAGCAATCGCGGCGTACGAGCCCTCGCTCGCCGCCTTGCCCTGGGTGCGCGCACAGCCCGAGCCGCCGCCGCGCACTCCCGAGGCCGCGCGCCGGCACCTCGTGGAGTCGCTCGCCCGCGTCGTGCGCAGGTTCGCGCGCGCGCGACCCGTGTTGCTCGTCTTCGACGACTTGCAATGGGCCGACGAGCTTTCGTTCGCGGTGCTGCGACAGCTCGCGGACGACGGGGCCGGCGCGTGCTTCGTTCTGGGCGCGTACCGGTCCGAAGAACTCACACCGGACCTCGCGGTCATCGCGCGGGCACCAGGCGTGCGCGATGTCGCGTTGGGCCGGCTCGACGACGCGGGGGTCGCGGCCGTCGCCTCGGGCATGCTCGCCTTGCCCGAGCCCCCGCGCGATCTGGTCGACTTCCTCGCGGCGCAATCCGACGGCAACCCGTTCTTCGTTGCGGAATACCTCCGCGCCGCGCTCGACGAGGGGCTGCTTACGCGCGACGGCGTAGGGCAATGGCACCTGCATGAGCGGGCGGGCGGCGCGCGCGTGCTCGCCGCGTCCGTACCACTGCCCCACACGCTCGCCGACCTCATCGAGCAGCGCCTCGCGGCACTCGACGTGCCGGCCCGCGCGTTGGTCGAGTGGGCAAGCGTGTTCGGACGAGAGTTCGACGCGAGGCTGTTGGTCGCCGCGGCCGGCCTCGCCGACGACACGCTGCTCGAAACCCTCGAGGCACTGCGTTTGCGCCGCGTGCTCGACGAGCCGGTGCCGGGGCGCCTGCGCTTCGTGCACGACAAGATCGGCGAGCGCGCCTACGAGAGCATCCCCGAGACGCGGAGGTGTGCGCTGCACCGAGGCGCGGCGCACGTGATCGAGGACTTCTATGGCGACGTGCCTGACTACCTTCCGGAGCTAGGCCACCACTTCGCGCACGCGCGTGTGCACGACAAGGGCGCGCACTACCTCGCGCGTGCTGCCGATCGATCGCGCGCGGCGTACGCACAAGAGGACGCGATCCGCTACTACCGTGCGGCGATTCACGAGATCGCGCTCGCGGGCGCGGAAATGGCGCCATCACGGCACGGGCTCGAGGATGCTCTGGGGGACACGCTCGCCCTCGTCGGCCGCCAGGACGAGGCGCGTGCAGCCTATGAGGCCGCGCTGGACGCCATGCCGGCGGACGCCCGCGTGCCGCGAGCCGCGGTGCACCGCAAGATTGGCAAGGCATGGGAGACACACCACCAGCATGCCCACGCGCTATCGGCCTACGCCGAGGCCGAAGCCGCCCTGGGGGCGCCACCGCCCGACGAGGCTGCGTCCGCGTGGTGGCAGGAATGGGTGCAAATCCAAAACGACCGAGTCTACGTGCACTACTGGCTCGCGCAGATCGACGAGATGAACGACGTGATCGCCCGGCTCCGGCCCGTGGTGGAGAAGCGCGGCACGGCGCTGCAGCTCGCCCATTTCTTCGATGATCTGCTGCACCGCAACCTGCGGCGTGAGAGGTACCGTGCGTCGGCGGAGACGGTGGAGTACGCGTGCTCGGCCAAGGCCGCCGCGCAGAAGTCCAACGACGTCGCCAAGGCGTCTTACTCGTGGTTCATGATGGGCTTCGCGCTCTTGTTCCGCGGGGCATTCGTCGATGCGGAGGCCGAGTTGCTCGGTGCGCTGGCCGAGAGCGAGCGCATTGGCGACCGTACACTCCAGGCGCGCTGTCTGACGTACCTCACGATGACCTACCGGCGACAGCGACGCGTGGCCGAGACGCATGCGCGCGCGACGCGGTGTCTGCAGCTGTCCGTCGAAACCGCGATGACCGACTACCAGGGGGTGGCGAAGGCCAACCTCGCGTGGGTGCGATGGTGCGCAGGCGACATCGACGGCGCCGCGCGCGAGGTCGCCGCGAGTTTGGCATTGTGGCGCACACTGGCATCGCAATACCCGTACCCCATGCAGTGGATGGGCCTCTGGGTCGCCATTGCCCTCGCGCTTGCGGCCGGGGCCTTGGACGAGGCCGTACCGCACGTGCGCGCGATGCTCGATCCGAAGCAGGAGAGTGCGCCGCCCGAACTCTGCGCGGAGCTCGAGGCTGCCGTGGCGCACTGGGAGCGCGGAGCCGCACACGAGGCCGCGCAACGACTTGCCCGCGCGGCCGAGATGGCGAAGGACGCGGGATATCTCTAG
- a CDS encoding S1 family peptidase yields MFDLSSVEYRNARLAVQKFDALLMRDPNVCGVGVGTRKRGGQDTDEIALVVYVARKVPRSAMPDSTLLPPVIDVGGGRRVPVDVVEAGPFRLQANTAHIRPAQPGTSIGNVAITAGTFGAVVVDGSTGRNVILSNNHVLADTNRAPNGSDIVQPGPYDGGQVPGDKIGTLTRYVTIVPEKEGVNFADVAIATPVKVEDISMVPLNNVPAPSDQYPGVGLLFAGDGLSRSHYNPLKTALKLINANLPAGGAVRDPVPGLDVQKSGRTTERTTGRIQEINATIRVFIPDLGAWAIFQDQFSTTLMSQGGDSGSVAVTLKPQ; encoded by the coding sequence ATGTTCGATCTTTCATCCGTCGAGTACCGCAACGCGCGACTCGCCGTTCAAAAATTCGATGCACTCTTGATGCGCGATCCCAACGTGTGTGGTGTCGGCGTCGGTACCCGCAAGCGGGGGGGCCAGGACACCGACGAGATCGCGCTCGTGGTCTACGTTGCGCGCAAGGTCCCGCGCAGCGCCATGCCCGACAGCACGTTGCTGCCGCCCGTGATCGACGTCGGCGGCGGCCGCCGCGTGCCGGTCGACGTCGTGGAGGCCGGCCCGTTTCGCCTGCAGGCCAACACGGCTCACATCCGCCCTGCGCAGCCAGGCACCAGCATCGGCAACGTGGCGATCACCGCCGGGACCTTCGGGGCGGTGGTGGTCGACGGCTCGACGGGAAGGAACGTGATTCTGTCGAACAACCACGTGCTCGCCGACACCAACCGAGCGCCCAATGGCTCGGACATCGTACAGCCTGGGCCGTACGACGGCGGCCAGGTTCCGGGAGACAAGATCGGGACGCTCACCCGCTACGTCACGATCGTGCCCGAAAAAGAAGGCGTCAACTTCGCCGACGTCGCGATTGCCACGCCGGTCAAAGTCGAGGACATCTCGATGGTGCCGCTGAACAACGTGCCTGCGCCGAGCGACCAGTATCCCGGCGTCGGGCTGCTTTTCGCCGGCGACGGCTTGAGCCGCTCCCATTACAACCCGCTGAAGACTGCACTGAAACTCATCAACGCGAACCTTCCCGCAGGCGGTGCCGTGCGCGATCCGGTACCGGGCCTGGACGTTCAGAAAAGCGGGCGCACGACCGAGCGCACCACGGGCAGGATCCAAGAGATCAACGCCACGATCCGCGTGTTCATCCCCGATCTGGGGGCCTGGGCGATCTTCCAAGACCAGTTCAGCACCACGCTGATGTCCCAGGGGGGCGACAGCGGCTCGGTGGCCGTGACGCTCAAGCCGCAATGA
- a CDS encoding sigma 54-interacting transcriptional regulator, whose protein sequence is MPSMLPPSRDDVGKTQTAVSLADETRTLLTGGRVALVVHYARGTEIARLVPDVPLVLGRAPAEGLRIDDPTLSREHARFMLSNGRIHAEDLGSKNGTRCFGRRVERADLELGDEVVLGNVRVAVQALGIDGESLGIDGEHPFRQRLDQELTRARQFRRPCALLLVRIVASDSDAGTRGAGHTWLEALRGRIRPVDRVAVYGADAAHVLLPESGVDDATRIARAIAASPVNDAARFVIGVSVYPDAGTTAEALIEHARDAARRAAQDRDVVISPGTTRFLETGGTISSDLVAGREMRAVLETVARVASSRLPVVLHGETGTGKEVLARLIHEQGPRRDRRMVRVNCGAIPKDLVESMLFGHERGAFTGAVQQQKGVFEEANGGTVFLDEIGELPLGAQAVLLRVLETGSFARVGSNREMAVDVRIVAATHRDLEAMAESGAFRPDLYYRLGGVVIEIPPLRGRDEEIEPLVLRFLRGANTANGRNVEGVDPDAMQLLRTYPWPGNVRELRNAIERAVVVAAGALIGPEDLPERVRAPRAERNSMPTQHSSAPPITPPPVSDADPIRGKVQDYEARILRDALEASGWNRAAAALCLAMPVRTLSYRMKVLGIKKPTS, encoded by the coding sequence ATGCCTTCCATGCTGCCGCCAAGTCGTGACGACGTCGGTAAGACCCAGACCGCCGTGAGCCTGGCGGATGAGACTCGGACATTGTTGACCGGAGGGCGCGTCGCGCTCGTCGTGCACTACGCGCGGGGCACGGAGATCGCGCGGCTGGTGCCGGATGTACCGCTCGTGTTGGGGCGGGCGCCTGCAGAAGGGCTGCGCATCGATGACCCGACCTTGTCGCGCGAGCACGCCCGGTTCATGCTCAGCAACGGCCGTATCCATGCGGAAGACCTCGGGTCGAAGAACGGCACACGCTGTTTCGGACGCCGCGTCGAGCGTGCAGACCTGGAGCTGGGTGACGAGGTCGTGTTGGGGAACGTCCGTGTCGCAGTCCAGGCGCTCGGGATCGACGGCGAATCGCTCGGCATCGATGGCGAGCATCCCTTTCGCCAGCGGTTGGATCAGGAACTCACGCGGGCGCGGCAGTTCCGGCGGCCGTGTGCACTGCTGCTGGTGCGCATCGTAGCGTCAGATAGTGACGCGGGCACGCGTGGTGCTGGCCACACATGGCTCGAAGCGCTCCGCGGGCGGATCCGGCCGGTGGACCGCGTCGCGGTCTACGGAGCCGACGCGGCGCACGTGCTCTTGCCCGAGAGCGGCGTGGACGACGCCACGCGGATCGCGCGCGCGATCGCCGCATCCCCCGTGAACGACGCCGCGCGCTTCGTCATCGGCGTTTCCGTGTATCCCGACGCGGGGACGACGGCCGAGGCGCTCATCGAGCACGCCCGCGATGCCGCCCGCCGTGCCGCGCAGGACCGAGACGTGGTGATCTCTCCCGGCACGACCCGCTTTCTCGAGACTGGCGGAACCATATCCAGCGACCTGGTCGCGGGGCGCGAGATGCGCGCAGTGCTCGAGACGGTGGCGCGCGTGGCTTCGTCGCGACTGCCGGTGGTGCTGCACGGAGAGACGGGCACGGGCAAAGAGGTGCTCGCCCGCCTTATCCACGAGCAGGGCCCGCGGCGCGACCGGCGCATGGTGCGCGTGAACTGCGGTGCAATTCCCAAGGATCTGGTCGAGAGCATGCTCTTCGGACACGAGCGGGGCGCATTCACCGGTGCGGTACAGCAACAGAAGGGGGTCTTTGAAGAGGCCAACGGTGGCACCGTATTCCTCGACGAAATTGGCGAGCTCCCGCTGGGCGCGCAGGCCGTGCTGCTCCGCGTCCTGGAGACTGGCAGCTTCGCGCGCGTGGGGTCGAATCGCGAGATGGCCGTCGACGTACGCATCGTTGCGGCGACGCACCGCGACCTGGAAGCCATGGCGGAGTCCGGGGCCTTTCGGCCGGATCTGTACTACCGCCTCGGTGGCGTGGTGATCGAGATTCCGCCGCTGCGCGGGCGGGACGAGGAGATCGAACCGCTGGTCCTGCGTTTCCTGCGCGGAGCGAACACGGCCAACGGCCGCAACGTCGAGGGGGTGGACCCCGACGCGATGCAGCTACTGCGCACGTACCCGTGGCCAGGCAACGTGCGGGAGCTGCGCAACGCGATCGAGCGCGCGGTCGTCGTGGCTGCGGGCGCGCTCATCGGGCCAGAGGATCTGCCAGAGCGCGTGCGTGCGCCACGGGCGGAACGAAATTCGATGCCGACGCAACATTCCTCGGCACCCCCGATTACACCACCGCCGGTGTCCGACGCCGATCCGATCCGCGGCAAAGTGCAGGACTACGAAGCCAGGATCCTGCGCGACGCGCTTGAGGCCAGTGGGTGGAATCGCGCCGCCGCCGCGCTCTGCCTCGCGATGCCGGTCCGGACGCTCTCGTACAGGATGAAGGTCCTCGGGATCAAAAAGCCCACGAGCTAG
- a CDS encoding AraC family transcriptional regulator, whose translation MATSKPRGPIPVEMLQLAERLFQRTPKAQGAGLQFVSPLRGLRLLKHHARTNFEAGIYEPVICLILQGRKETTFGERTFRLGSGECLLVSHDVPVVSRIVEAPYMALLLDVQIDTLRGLYDELGDSPGDGTDARALEVHTATPRMLGALGRYLELAESPTDAKVLGPMISKEIHYRLLMDPVGGMLRTLIRYDSHAALVSRAIALIRRDFRSSIVIAELARDVGMSVSSFHRHFKAVTALSPLQYQKELRLLEAKRMLVAGAGSVSTTAFDVGYESLSQFSREYSRKFGKSPNNDLVGSR comes from the coding sequence ATGGCCACCAGCAAACCGAGAGGCCCCATCCCCGTAGAGATGCTGCAGCTCGCCGAGCGGCTGTTTCAACGCACCCCGAAAGCGCAGGGCGCTGGGCTTCAGTTCGTGTCCCCGCTGCGCGGGCTACGCCTTCTGAAGCATCACGCACGCACCAATTTCGAGGCCGGGATCTACGAGCCGGTGATTTGCTTGATTCTACAAGGACGAAAGGAGACGACCTTCGGGGAGCGCACGTTTCGGTTGGGCTCTGGAGAGTGCTTGCTGGTAAGCCATGACGTACCGGTGGTCTCCCGCATCGTGGAAGCTCCCTACATGGCGCTGCTTCTCGACGTCCAAATCGACACATTGAGGGGCCTCTACGATGAACTCGGCGACTCGCCCGGCGACGGAACGGATGCCCGCGCGCTGGAGGTCCACACCGCAACCCCGCGCATGCTCGGCGCGCTCGGACGATACTTGGAGCTCGCGGAGTCACCCACGGATGCCAAGGTCCTGGGTCCGATGATTTCGAAAGAGATTCACTATCGCCTCCTGATGGATCCCGTGGGTGGGATGTTGCGAACCCTCATTCGATATGACAGCCACGCGGCCCTCGTCTCGCGCGCCATCGCCCTCATCCGCCGCGACTTTCGCTCCTCGATCGTGATCGCCGAGCTCGCGCGTGACGTGGGGATGAGCGTCTCCTCGTTCCACAGGCACTTCAAGGCGGTGACCGCTTTGTCGCCGCTGCAGTACCAGAAGGAACTCCGTTTGCTCGAAGCGAAGCGGATGTTGGTGGCGGGCGCAGGTTCGGTTTCGACAACGGCCTTCGACGTCGGCTACGAGAGCCTCAGCCAATTTAGCCGGGAGTATTCGCGAAAGTTCGGCAAATCCCCCAACAACGACCTCGTGGGGTCGAGGTGA
- a CDS encoding dihydroxy-acid dehydratase family protein: protein MARRFRSRDWFDDPERLDMVAIYLERFMNYGLTLGELASGKPIIGIAQTGSDLTPCNRVHLETAKRVREGIRDAGGIPIEFPVHPIFENCRRPTAALDRNLAYLGLVEILHGYPIDAVVLTTGCDKTTPAQVMAASTVDLPAIVLSGGPMLDGWHGGELVGSGTVIWRARRKLAAGEIDAQEFLEAAAASAPSLGHCNTMGTASTMNAVAEALGLSLPGCAAIPAPYRERAQMAYATGRRIVEMAHEDLVPSKILTRRAFLNAIATIAAIGGSTNGQPHLVAMARHAGVELAPEDWMEYGRDVPLIVNMQPAGLYLGERFHRAGGVPAVLCELLRAGRIDGQVPTVTGRTLAENIEGRVSNDREMIAAYETPLQEQAGFLVLRGNLFDFAIMKTSVISEDFRKRFLAGTEAFECRAVVFDGSDDYHARINDPALGIDERTLLVIRGAGPLAWPGSAEVVNMQPPDALLKRGITSLPTLGDGRQSGTSDSPSILNASPESAAGGGLAWLRTGDIVRIDLAAGRCDMLVPESEIARRAAEGPPPVPASATPWQELYRTTVGQLDGGAVMEMALKYRGVCGTTPRHNH, encoded by the coding sequence ATGGCCCGACGTTTCCGCTCGCGTGATTGGTTCGACGATCCTGAACGCCTCGACATGGTGGCGATCTACCTCGAGCGCTTCATGAATTACGGATTGACCCTAGGCGAGCTTGCGAGCGGCAAACCCATCATCGGAATTGCGCAGACCGGCAGCGATCTCACACCGTGCAATCGCGTGCACCTCGAAACGGCGAAGCGCGTCCGGGAAGGCATTCGCGACGCCGGGGGAATTCCCATCGAGTTTCCCGTCCATCCGATCTTCGAGAATTGCCGGCGTCCAACCGCCGCCTTGGATCGGAATCTCGCCTACCTCGGGCTGGTCGAGATCCTGCACGGCTATCCCATCGACGCCGTGGTGCTCACGACGGGGTGCGACAAGACGACGCCCGCGCAAGTGATGGCCGCGTCCACCGTCGACTTGCCCGCCATCGTGCTCTCCGGAGGCCCGATGCTCGATGGATGGCACGGCGGTGAGCTCGTGGGCTCGGGCACGGTGATCTGGCGCGCACGGCGCAAGCTCGCGGCCGGCGAGATCGATGCGCAGGAATTCCTCGAGGCGGCTGCGGCATCGGCGCCATCTTTGGGCCACTGCAACACGATGGGCACGGCGTCGACCATGAATGCCGTCGCCGAGGCCTTGGGGCTGTCCCTGCCCGGGTGCGCCGCGATTCCGGCACCCTACCGGGAGCGCGCGCAGATGGCCTACGCCACCGGGCGGCGCATCGTCGAAATGGCGCACGAGGACCTCGTGCCGTCGAAGATCCTCACGCGGCGCGCGTTCCTCAACGCCATCGCCACGATTGCAGCCATCGGTGGTTCCACCAACGGGCAGCCGCACCTGGTTGCCATGGCAAGGCACGCGGGCGTGGAGCTCGCGCCCGAAGACTGGATGGAGTACGGGCGCGATGTGCCCTTGATCGTGAACATGCAGCCGGCGGGCCTCTACCTCGGTGAGCGCTTTCACCGTGCGGGCGGGGTGCCCGCCGTCCTGTGCGAGCTGCTGCGCGCGGGGCGCATCGATGGCCAGGTGCCGACGGTCACGGGGCGTACGCTTGCCGAGAACATCGAGGGACGCGTGTCGAACGATCGCGAGATGATCGCGGCCTACGAAACGCCGCTCCAGGAGCAAGCTGGATTTCTGGTGCTGCGCGGCAACCTCTTCGATTTTGCCATCATGAAGACGAGCGTCATTTCGGAGGACTTCCGGAAGCGCTTTCTCGCGGGCACCGAGGCATTCGAATGCCGCGCCGTGGTGTTCGATGGCTCCGACGACTACCACGCGCGAATCAACGATCCCGCACTCGGCATCGACGAACGAACGCTGCTCGTGATACGCGGTGCGGGGCCCCTCGCCTGGCCGGGCTCGGCGGAAGTCGTGAACATGCAACCACCGGATGCCTTGTTGAAGCGCGGCATCACCAGCCTGCCGACCCTGGGCGACGGTCGTCAATCCGGCACCTCGGACAGCCCGTCGATCTTGAACGCGTCCCCCGAGAGCGCGGCCGGCGGCGGCCTCGCATGGTTGCGAACCGGCGATATCGTTCGCATCGATCTTGCTGCAGGCCGTTGCGATATGCTGGTACCCGAATCCGAAATTGCACGCCGCGCGGCCGAAGGCCCACCGCCGGTGCCGGCCAGCGCCACTCCATGGCAAGAGTTGTATCGCACCACCGTGGGTCAATTGGACGGTGGCGCGGTGATGGAAATGGCGCTGAAGTACCGCGGTGTCTGCGGCACGACCCCCCGGCACAATCACTGA